A region of Toxorhynchites rutilus septentrionalis strain SRP chromosome 1, ASM2978413v1, whole genome shotgun sequence DNA encodes the following proteins:
- the LOC129778546 gene encoding 39S ribosomal protein L37, mitochondrial, whose product MRLSTVLLRQHIGFHFKKHWIIQGKRVPMETGADVELAARGIPVVDPNELIKDHKVPLPRLKVIGQLPPEVQRDENHPLYKPEECYLYGDRDVLLEGVRQAQVLLNTVVYDELPLKMKERLDRAKVPTQLDRSMQQSILAALVFDAEQVKRPIVKVPERPAYKLPREYGISNERRNRLLLSKFVTHCERLAGQSVTSTRKVIANTRFLVPMTKDLDRIQLSLKVDTLVTSAAPITPLDKSIYRPQDQSLPDIFPLNQTVSIPTTNFYEWLNEYPIGREYKFSHPHTVLLHCAPEDVANLFETPVTDDQKDSRAMIKGFAVAAARARQLYGDNVGTLPHPITVQVIQTDSKWFHFSIFQLNTLNLDGSNENDRNLWFRKPRMDLYSECGYLVGKPSLLDYDKEVLKHFAVFYESS is encoded by the exons ATGCGTTTAAGTACAGTTTTGCTCCGACAACATATTGGATTCCACTTCAAGAAGCACTGGATTATCCAGGGTAAACGAGTTCCAATGGAAACGGGAGCGGACGTTGAACTGGCGGCCCGCGGAATTCCAGTGGTCGATCCAAACGAGTTAATCAAAGATCACAAAGTACCATTACCACGCTTGAAAGTGATTGGTCAGCTCCCGCCAGAGGTGCAGCGGGATGAGAACCATCCATTATATAAACCGGAGGAATGCTATTTGTATGGGGATCGAGACGTCCTGCTGGAAGGTGTGCGACAGGCACAGGTTCTATTAAATACGGTGGTCTACGACGAATTGCCACTGAAAATGAAGGAACGGCTGGATAGGGCAAAAGTTCCAACTCAGCTCGACCGATCGATGCAACAATCGATCCTAGCGGCGCTggttttcgatgcagaacaaGTCAAAAGACCCATAGTGAAGGTTCCCGAACGACCGGCCTACAAATTGCCTCGGGAGTATGGAATATCCAACGAGCGCAGAAA CCGCCTATTGTTGTCTAAGTTCGTTACTCATTGTGAACGTCTGGCGGGGCAATCAGTTACATCTACCCGGAAAGTGATTGCAAACACCCGCTTCTTGGTTCCCATGACCAAAGATCTCGATCGTATACAACTTTCCCTAAAGGTGGACACACTCGTAACCTCAGCAGCACCAATCACACCACTGGACAAGTCGATATATCGCCCACAAGATCAATCTCTTCCGGATATTTTTCCACTGAACCAAACCGTCAGTATCCCGACAACCAATTTCTACGAGTGGTTGAACGAGTATCCCATTGGTCGGGAGTACAAGTTTTCTCATCCTCATACAGTGCTGCTTCATTGTGCCCCGGAAGATGTCGCCAATCTATTCGAAACGCCCGTAACCGATGATCAAAAGGATTCCCGAGCCATGATAAAGGGTTTTGCAGTAGCTGCTGCTCGTGCCAGGCAGCTCTATGGG GACAACGTTGGAACGCTCCCACATCCAATAACAGTTCAGGTCATTCAGACCGATAGTAAGTGGTTCCACTTTAGCATTTTTCAGTTGAACACACTCAATTTGGACGGCTCGAACGAAAATGATCGGAACCTGTGGTTCAGGAAACCACGAATGGATTTATATTCAGAGTGCGGTTACTTGGTTGGAAAGCCTAGCTTGCTCGATTACGACAAGGAAGTGCTGAAGCATTTCGCTGTTTTCTATGAAAGCAGTTGA